One Bythopirellula goksoeyrii genomic window, ACAGTATTTGTAGATGACGAGCATCTCGAGATGAAATACGCAGAGACTGACACCAAGGTAAACTGGAAGGCTCCCATAGAAATCTGGCGGTTCAAGGAGATTTGGCTGATTACCCACCTCGACACAAAGACCAGCACTTACATTCCCACCAATGTACTTCCGGACGATGTGCAACGGTTTATCGAAGCAAAAGTTGTTGAGAATGGTGGCAATATCTCCTAAGTATCAATAGTATTTTCACAGGCTAATTCGTGGTACCGCTTCAGCAAGAATTGTGAAATTATCATTCCTCACGCTACGAATTACACAACTATTAGCATGCTCGCTCGTGCTCCAGACGACGATTGTCGTTCTGCTCACGATCCGCGATTACTTTCCACCCAACTTTCACTCCGATTTCTTGAATGGACGATCCAGGTACTTCTTCGGTGCTTATCAGTGGGCGTTCTATGCTCATATACTCTCAGGCCCGTTTACGCTATTCGCTGGGCTAGTCCTACTTAGCGATTCCGTGCGACGACGATTCCCTGCATGGCATCGTCGACTGGGACGCGTCCAGGTGTTATGCGTGCTCTTACTGGTAACGCCTAGCGGATTGTGGATGGCTAGGTTCGCCGCCACGGGCGCAGTTGCCGGAGTCGGTTTTGCAATGTTGGCGATCGCGACGGCACTCTGTGCTGCAATGGGCTGGCGTAGAGCAGTACAAAGACGCTTCGACGAGCATCGCCAGTGGATGCTAAGGTGCTACGTACTCCTTTGTTCGGCTGTCGTGTTGAGGAAAATTGGCGGACTCTCAGAAATACTGGAGGTCGAAGGAACTTATCCAATTGCTGCCTGGATTAGCTGGTTGTTGCCTCTGATTGTACTTGAGTGTCTATGGCTCAGGAATCGTTTCTCCACCGTCAATCGTTAG contains:
- a CDS encoding DUF2306 domain-containing protein, with amino-acid sequence MKLSFLTLRITQLLACSLVLQTTIVVLLTIRDYFPPNFHSDFLNGRSRYFFGAYQWAFYAHILSGPFTLFAGLVLLSDSVRRRFPAWHRRLGRVQVLCVLLLVTPSGLWMARFAATGAVAGVGFAMLAIATALCAAMGWRRAVQRRFDEHRQWMLRCYVLLCSAVVLRKIGGLSEILEVEGTYPIAAWISWLLPLIVLECLWLRNRFSTVNR